A region of the Chelatococcus sp. YT9 genome:
GGCCGCTATGCCGTTGTCGGCGTACCGTGCTTCATCAAAGCTGTTCATCTGCTCAGACGACACGACCCGATGCTGCGCGAGCGGATCGTCTTCACCCTCGGACTGTTCTGCGGCCATATGAAAAGTGCTCGGCTCGCCGAGAGCTTCGCCTGGCAAATGGACGTGCCCTTTGGCGAGGTCGAGCGTCTCGACTTCCGCGTTAAGAACGAAAGCCGCCCCGCAAATTGGTACCGCGCGCACTTCTTGCAGCGCTCTGGTGCTGTTCGCGAGGAAGACTGGTGGAACCTTGTCGATGGCGATTGGGGCGCTGGGTTTTTCCAGAATTCGGCTTGCAATTTCTGCGATGATGTTGTGGCGGAGACCGCTGATATAGCTTTCGGCGACGCCTGGGTCGAGCCCTTCTCGTCTGATGGCCGCGGGACCAATGTCGTCATCATACGCTCCCCCACGCTGCTTGCGCTGGTGCGGCGAGGCCTCAGCGAAAAACGCCTCTCTCTCGAACCCGTGGACGCAGCCTTCGTCAAAGAGACACAGGCGGCCGGTTTTCGGCAGCGGCGGGAGGGGCTCGCGTACCGGCTCTCTTGGCACCGCACCGGATTAAAGCCAAAAAAGCGAGTGTTGCCTGGGATGGTGGGCCTCGCGATCCGCCGGCGCCTGATCTATCGCGCCCGTTATTCCATCAGCCGCTGGAGCCATCGGCTCTTTCATCTGGCGCGGCGTCTCCATACGCGTTGGCTCTACACCGGATGGGCGCGCTGCGCCGGCACGATCTATCAAGGATTGGCCTATTCCACAGGCCCTCTCGGCCGGCTTTTCGACTGGATCGAGCAGCGCTACCGTTAAGCGCCCAGCGCTCGGGCCAGGATCAAAAGCTGGTTTCGGACGTCCACGCGGCCGTTATGCGGCGGCGGCGCGCTACGTCTTGCTCCATTGAGGAGGGGCTCATGCACCGGCAAGTCCGAGAAGCCGAAGTCACGTCAAAATAAACTCATCCGTTTGGAACATGACCGTTTCGCCAATGTTGACTCGATATTCCCG
Encoded here:
- a CDS encoding Coenzyme F420 hydrogenase/dehydrogenase, beta subunit C-terminal domain, which translates into the protein MPVADAISPETIVGSGLCIGCGACAALSDDLAMGWDAFGQLKPHSSRPGIRPDAFAAICPFSPLAANEDEIARERFPHPAQRDELIGCHEAVYVGHVAEGNFRHNGSSGGLVTWVASELMRADLVDAVAHVVETGGHNGGRFFDYSLTRDPDALPAGAKSRYYPVELSRILQRIRDEPGRYAVVGVPCFIKAVHLLRRHDPMLRERIVFTLGLFCGHMKSARLAESFAWQMDVPFGEVERLDFRVKNESRPANWYRAHFLQRSGAVREEDWWNLVDGDWGAGFFQNSACNFCDDVVAETADIAFGDAWVEPFSSDGRGTNVVIIRSPTLLALVRRGLSEKRLSLEPVDAAFVKETQAAGFRQRREGLAYRLSWHRTGLKPKKRVLPGMVGLAIRRRLIYRARYSISRWSHRLFHLARRLHTRWLYTGWARCAGTIYQGLAYSTGPLGRLFDWIEQRYR